From Candidatus Campbellbacteria bacterium:
TCTTGCAGGAGATAGCCGATCCGCCTAAGACACTTTTTATTCGTGGAACACTTCCGTCACCAGAGTACAAAATGCTCTGTGTTGTCGGCTCGCGAAAATATTGCTCGTATAGCCAGACGGTCTGTCAAAACCTTATATCTTCCCTAGCAGGATATCCAGTTGTCGTTGTCTCTGGACTAGCCCTTGGTATTGATAGTGTGGCCCACGAAGAAGCACTTTTGGTTGGTCTACCCACAATTGCAGTTCCTGGTTCTGGAATAGATGATTCTGTTTTATACCCACGAATGCATGTTGGACTCGCTGGGCGTATTCTTAAAGCTGGTGGCGCACTTATATCGGAGCTCGAGCCCACGGAAAATGCAACCGTCTGGAGTTTTCCAAAACGAAACAGAATTATGGCCGGCATGTGCCACGCCACACTCATTATTGAGGCGCACGAAAAATCAGGAACGCTCATCACTGCACGTCTCGCAATGGAATACAACCGTGATGTTCTCGTTGTACCGGGAGCAATTACCTCTCCACACCACATGGGTTCAAATAAACTCCTGCGAGAGGGGGCTCAAGCAATC
This genomic window contains:
- the dprA gene encoding DNA-processing protein DprA, which gives rise to MEGTGHYPAIQLKKKVFPELLQEIADPPKTLFIRGTLPSPEYKMLCVVGSRKYCSYSQTVCQNLISSLAGYPVVVVSGLALGIDSVAHEEALLVGLPTIAVPGSGIDDSVLYPRMHVGLAGRILKAGGALISELEPTENATVWSFPKRNRIMAGMCHATLIIEAHEKSGTLITARLAMEYNRDVLVVPGAITSPHHMGSNKLLREGAQAITCAEDILQALGIPLRENTQSRTCNDLLPDEQIVIDYLTEPRTVDEIAQETQRPIAHINVIISTLEIKGYITTRLGKIERTV